Part of the Odontesthes bonariensis isolate fOdoBon6 chromosome 15, fOdoBon6.hap1, whole genome shotgun sequence genome, GAAAAACGCTGATACAGCATTTGGCTGCGAGTATACACCGCATCGTTGGAAACGCGCGCGCGCGAGTTTGTCCGCGTGTGAGCGTGTTGCGCACTTTCCCCCTCACATGCCAGCGCTGTCCGGAGATCGCTGCCTCAGTTGAGGTATCCGGCTCGATGTGATGTAACCGGGTGGGTGTCGCATTGCCGCCGTTGGCCTCGGTGCCCGTCAGCGGATTAGATATTTGCACTTGTGCCGAATGCGTCACTGTCCCGGCGGGAGGGGCGGGAACCGGATCGGTGCGGCCCCGCGGCTGGTTTCGGGAAATCTTTACTCGGTTGTCCGCAGCGGGAGTGATACCAACCCCCCCACCCCTACTTCTTCCAGTGAAGCTGCAGCGCTGTTAAAACTACTGAATGAATAATTCAACCTGCCATGACACTTGATTCTAGCCATCAAACATCTTCTCATAAAATCAACAGCCTGGTCCTCCTCTGAGTTGTATCCCAGCTGCTCATAAGTCACTGGTTGAGAGGCTGATGCGTTCATCAACTCCCGAGAGGAGCTTTGAAAACAGCAATGTTGCGTCATCATAAAGTAGAGTCGTAATGTAGAAATGGTTAATGGAGTTGAATTCAGTAGCCAATGGCTTACTTGTTTACACTGAAACACACAAGTAACCAGTGCACATTTTGGTTATCATAACTTTGATTTGAGTAAcagtacgtgtgtgtgtgtgtgtgtgtacctgtatGTTAAAGATGAATGGAATTGGATCTGTAAGAGCCAACAAAGGTTTTGGTCTGATCTTCTGTAACATCTGTACAGATGTACTGTGCACAGCCAGTAAAGCACAATATGGCGTTTATCCTTTTTGTTGTCAGGGAAAGCGCTGGTTATATACTGTCATCAATCTCAcccaaaacagaacagaacctaGAAAAGGTTTGAACTATAACTTCTGGTGTTAAAGTCGACCAGCTGCCAGAAGGACTTAAAGATGATTactttattttaatattgtatagttattttatttgtgtctgtttaaagtaacaaaaaaaagagggaaaggaCACAACTTAAATATTTGGCAAAATCCCTAAACTTACTTACAGAGAGGCTCTTGAagttgtctttatttttttccttccagAATTTGCTTAACTTTATCGTCCCACTCTCTGCAACACAAGCCTGCAGCGTGGTCAAGCCATCCCTGTGTGCTTAGCAGATGAAGAGGTGTTCCTTTCATCTCATTGTGGCCATAAAGTTCTTTCAGTTTTTCTGTCCATAAGACATGTTTCCACAATTTCATCAGGCTCGTCTTTTGCAGTCAAACCTGGGTTTTATTGGTCTTCCAAATGAGTTCCTGATCTCGACCTCATTACCAATTAATGAAACGGCTTGGCCACCTGGGAATGCTTGTccttaaacccccccccccacctcctaCATTGTGGGCACCATCTTTTCAGAAACATTTTCAGTGATGATTGTTGACACAAAGTTTGGCATCAGaatttttagtgtttttacatTTCCAAGAACTTTTCTGAGAGCTCAAATCTCTTGAGTTGCCCAGACTTATCCACTGTGAgtctctccttttctttctccttaAAAATGCACACaacaataaattaatttaaaaaaattgacGATAACAATCATTTCAGCTCAATCTTTTACTCAATTCATAGTAATGGAAATTTTGAGCAGGGATGCCCTAACATCTGCACACCGCTGTCCGCTGGAGTCCACTCTCACTTCATGCAGTATTTGACATGAAGGAACAAGAACTGGTTGTCTATTCTGTGAACAACTCAGACACACTCCTCAAGGACAGCGACATGCTAATGCTGCCTATATCCATGATTGAAAGCCTAGGATATGTAAAGGTGGGGAAATAAATCAGCACATTACCTTTAATGGCTGCATATTAGCACACGCTTTCCTCCGAAAGTGTCATTATTAAAAAGCAAGCATTCATCATGGTCTGTGTAAATGTGTCTGCATATGCTCAATAGTAAAAAGGCTTCATTGTGCTTAAAACAGATGAAGGAGACAATCCGTCTCTGCAGGACACCAAGCAACACTGGCTGAACAGGCCCTGCCTCCTGGTACTCAAAGATGGCGATGTGTCAAAACCTGGACTGGGCGGTAGTCAAATCAGACCAGAATCTCCATCGAAAGCCGCCTCAGTTGCAACAATCAGAAGCACATTTAGCCCATGTGAGCAGAAACCATCTGAGCATCCCACCCAAACGGCTTCACTCTCGCAGCTGGAGGAGGGCAGCTGCACTGTGACCGCCATCTCCACATGGGGTGAAAGGGAGTCCTCCAGTGCCCTGATGTTGAGCCCAGCAGAGGCTGCGTGgccggaggagaaggaggaagaggaggtggagAACAAGAAGCCTGAGGCTCTCCCTTCGAAAGAGGACTCTGTGattgaggagaaggagctggaaGAAAGTGGGCCGGAGCAGTCCTGCAGCTTAGATGCCACTGCTTCACCCTCCGCTCTTTCACAAGAGGAGACGGGTGGTAGGGGGGCCAGGGAGTTTCAAAGCCTGTTTAATATGGCCGGATGTAAGGGAGGAGATGAGATGAAAGACGACAACAAAGCTCACGCCGCCAGTGGGGAGGGTGCAGTGGGTGAGTGTGCAGCTCCTCCTGCACACCCTGATAATGAGTCCCAAATGAGCCCTACTGGAATTCTGTCCAAGGAACGAGGCGCTGTCCTTGGTGAGGTAGCTCCAGTGTGGGTCCCTGATGCTGAAGCTGTGGTCTGCATGAAGTGTGGAGCCAAGTTTACATTCACCAAGAGGAGACACCACTGCCGTGCTTGTGGGAAGGTGAGGACGATTGAAAATGTCATAAGTCGAATATTTTCTCTGTAACTAAATTGGAAGTGAAGTTGGGTTTGTGACATAGTTAGTGTGGAACGTGTCTGTGTCCTTCAGTGACGGgtacatgtgcatgtgtgtgttgtcAGGTTTTTTGTGCACTTTGTTCCAATCTGAAGTTCAGACTTACACATCTGGATGGCAAAGAGGGACGGGTTTGTGTTTCCTGTCACTCAACCCTCATCAAAAGTGAGCACAGATCACTCTTGTTTAAAGTCAGAGTTGTGTTTaaacaagaataaaaaaaacaactctcacTTCTTTGCTCTCAGGGACACCCCCGCGGGGAAAAAGGAGGGTGTGGTTTGCGGACGAAATCCTCACCAAGCGGCAGTCGGAGTCCGCTCCCACTACACCAGTGAGGGGCACCACTTTCTCGCCGCTGATGAGACAAGCGCTGGGGGGGCCTGTTGAAAGTCCTGTTGGTTCACCGCAGATCAGGAGATCTATGAAGCCGCACGGGACAACGGTTAGTGTCGGTCCACCCAAAATGAAGCATTGCAAATATAGTGAATGGGGATATTTGTAGCTCTCTGATTTAGTGGGAAATTAATTCCTGTCGGTGTTTAGGTCCTCTGCTTGTGAGATCATTTAGATTTGGATGTTTTATGGTTCTGCTCGCCTGCTTCAATGCATCTCTAGGAGGCCTGTGGTCCTTACGGCTGGGGCACCACAGCTTTTGTGAGCAGCTCTGCCAACCTCATTCCCCTGGACGGGCTGCCGCCCATCCTCACCTCTACAGGAGTCAAAGGAGGTACGTTTACAACTTGAGAGTGAGAGTCAAACTGAATTTGTGCCCTCTTCTTTGTCAGTACTGCAGAAGGAAGCATTTTTCTGACCAGCAGTTgtttgacaacaacaacaaaaaaaaacgcttTTTAGTTGGTTCATCCATGATTCCTGTTGCAGGTACTGTTAAGATGTATATTATCATAATTAAAAGATTTCTCATGTAACTATGTGTATGCAACAATTGTAACCTGAAATATTACAATACAAACACCAGACTCctataaaaaaatcaaaaaaccTCCTCTGCACACCAGAGTATTCACAGtattgttatttattcatttagagctaCACTTGAGAAGTTATTTACTTGTGAATTTATGAAGCCGGTTCTTTCGGGTCTGTTACAGCAGATGCGCTAGACGTTTCTAAAAAGACAATATTGCATCCGCTCAAAGCACAAGCACTTGTTGAAGATAATCTAATGTTTGTGTTaatgtgttgttttcttttccctGAGACTACACTGTGGAGGAGAAGCCCTCTGAGATGCTGCTCATTCAGGAGCTGGAGAGCGGCAGGCCCAAACCCTTGGTGTTTGTTCTCAATGCCAACCTGCTTGCTATGGTCAAGCTTGTAAACTGTATGTaccgtttcttttttttgttgttgcttcttttcactgtGCCTCATAAACTGCATAGAGAATAATGCCCAGTTAAAGACGAGCCTGCTGAATGTATGTTCTGCTCTACTTTGGAATCCATCTTCTTCAAATCAAATGTCCTCGTCGACCCCTGAGGTTGTGTCTTGATTGTGTGATAGATGTCAACAGGAAGTGCTGGTGTGTGACAACAAAGGGAATGCATGCCGTGGGCCAggtggaggtggtggtgctgcTTCAGTGCCTGCCTGAAGAGAAAAGCTTCCCCAAAGACATTTTCAGTCACTTCATCCAGCTGTACAGGGACACCCTCTCTGGTCAGAGTCGCACACCTTTGCATGCTTTTACACAGTCCAAGTACCCCCCCacatcctcactcctctgtcctCTTGATCTTTATTCCTGTAGGGAAGGTGGTAAAACACCTGTCACTGTTCCTGTTTGGGAGTCGTTTTGTCGGCAGCGGGGAGCACGCAGGCTTCCTGTACGTCCGCTCCACTCTCCAGTCCCTTCAAGGTCTCCCTCTGCCGAACCAGCCCTACCTCTTTGGCCTGCTGGTCCACAGAGCAGAGGTGGCCTGGGCCAAAGCCTTTCCCCTGCGCCTTATGCTGCGACTAGGGGCTGAGTACAGATGTAAGCCAAGCGTCTCCATCAAATCTGACAGCTGCAATGCTACAGGCTTCCCTTTCAGTCACCCATTTCATTCATGTTTGTCCAGTTTACCCGTGTCCTCTGTACAGTGTGCGCTTCAGGAAGCCCTTGTTTGGAGAAATAGGTCACACCATAATGAGACTGTTAGTGGTGAGTATGGCATTTTGGAACACCCTTCATTTCTTACAAAACCATGTCTCCCGGCATCAGTAGGAAGTTTAATGTCACAGCTTTTACCAAACTTCCCATAGCAGACCCAGCTGTCTTTCTACTATCCTCTTCTTCAGGACTTTAGGAATTACCGATATAGCCTTCCAATGGTGCCGGGACTCACTGTGGATCTAGAGGCTCAGAAAACCCGCATAAAGATACCGACTACTGGGTATAACGAGGTAAGACTAACCCTCAGAGTACATTcaaatgtatgcatgtttctgctcAGTTGTCATTGCTTCTTTCCTGCCCACTTGTCTCATGCTAGCTAATGAGGGCTATGAATAAGTCCAATGAGCACGTGCTGGCCGTAGGAGCGTGCTTCAATGAGACTGCAGACTCCCACCTCATCTGTGTGCAAACTGATGACGGCCAGTACCAGACCCAAGCCATTAGTATCCACAATCAGCCACGCAAAGGTACATCCCTGAACGCCGTGGAGGGCATCAAAATATCAGTCTGAATCTAATGTAATGTGATCAGGGTCTTAGGAGCTCCACTCAGCTGTGCATGTAACCACACTAAGATCTACTTGTTCTATGCTCTTATCACAAAGTTTACATACAGTCATTGCGATAATGTTCTTTCAGTCATTTCTTTAAACCTTTTTGGGAGGGAGAAGGATTATAAAACACACATCTTTGACAGTAAAAGTCCTTCATGCACAAGCTTTagcttattgttatttattcatataCACTCTGAGGTATATACCTTTTCGAATAGATTTtga contains:
- the zfyve9b gene encoding zinc finger FYVE domain-containing protein 9, coding for MLKFFSARDDENESLLGGITEDEGDNPSLQDTKQHWLNRPCLLVLKDGDVSKPGLGGSQIRPESPSKAASVATIRSTFSPCEQKPSEHPTQTASLSQLEEGSCTVTAISTWGERESSSALMLSPAEAAWPEEKEEEEVENKKPEALPSKEDSVIEEKELEESGPEQSCSLDATASPSALSQEETGGRGAREFQSLFNMAGCKGGDEMKDDNKAHAASGEGAVGECAAPPAHPDNESQMSPTGILSKERGAVLGEVAPVWVPDAEAVVCMKCGAKFTFTKRRHHCRACGKVFCALCSNLKFRLTHLDGKEGRVCVSCHSTLIKRTPPRGKRRVWFADEILTKRQSESAPTTPVRGTTFSPLMRQALGGPVESPVGSPQIRRSMKPHGTTEACGPYGWGTTAFVSSSANLIPLDGLPPILTSTGVKGDYTVEEKPSEMLLIQELESGRPKPLVFVLNANLLAMVKLVNYVNRKCWCVTTKGMHAVGQVEVVVLLQCLPEEKSFPKDIFSHFIQLYRDTLSGKVVKHLSLFLFGSRFVGSGEHAGFLYVRSTLQSLQGLPLPNQPYLFGLLVHRAEVAWAKAFPLRLMLRLGAEYRFYPCPLYSVRFRKPLFGEIGHTIMRLLVDFRNYRYSLPMVPGLTVDLEAQKTRIKIPTTGYNELMRAMNKSNEHVLAVGACFNETADSHLICVQTDDGQYQTQAISIHNQPRKVTGSCFFIFSSALKASAGYLAKSSIVEDGLFVQVTVETMAEIRRSLREMKDYTVTCGRLDQPESQELVCLQWVEEKCTVNKGVISPIDGKSMESISSTKMFQKSEYKENGKIIRWTEVFFLQRGQNPKGGAADSAEHDRLTERIARAFCLALCPHLKLLKEDGMAKLGLRVTFDTQEVGFVAGSNGQPLPALYLNALDSVLIPVIHSRGRKRGDEPIVMELIFYILENIT